The Leptolyngbya subtilissima AS-A7 genome includes a region encoding these proteins:
- a CDS encoding TetR/AcrR family transcriptional regulator, translating to MARSSASRPCARDRIMAAASELFYKEGVHSVGIDRIIAESGVAKMSLYNHFKSKDALIAAWLDEQHHSWRECFQNAIARHAAASGESPLLAIFDVLREGIEKPNFRGCAFINSAVELVDAEHPGYQITLAHEQAVADYILNLVKEANLPNPEALAQQLLILIQGTTIVAMMHGCPNAASQAKAAATTLIKAAAQG from the coding sequence ATGGCTCGCTCATCTGCTTCGCGCCCCTGCGCCCGCGATCGCATCATGGCGGCGGCCTCTGAGCTGTTCTACAAAGAGGGCGTCCACAGCGTCGGCATCGATCGCATCATTGCCGAGTCGGGGGTGGCTAAAATGTCGCTCTACAACCACTTCAAATCAAAAGACGCTCTGATCGCCGCTTGGCTCGATGAGCAGCACCACAGCTGGCGTGAGTGCTTCCAAAACGCGATCGCTCGCCACGCTGCTGCCTCTGGCGAATCACCGCTGCTGGCTATTTTTGACGTCTTGCGGGAGGGGATTGAGAAACCCAACTTTCGCGGCTGCGCCTTCATCAACTCAGCGGTAGAACTGGTCGATGCCGAGCATCCTGGCTACCAGATTACCCTCGCCCACGAGCAGGCCGTCGCCGACTACATTCTCAACCTGGTCAAAGAAGCTAACCTGCCCAACCCCGAAGCTCTGGCCCAGCAGCTGCTGATTTTGATCCAGGGAACCACCATCGTTGCCATGATGCACGGCTGCCCCAATGCTGCTAGCCAGGCCAAAGCCGCTGCGACCACTCTCATTAAGGCCGCAGCCCAAGGCTAA
- a CDS encoding FecR family protein, which produces MQHVLRGIALALRGRSLTVALKGQSLTIALVIAGGMALAGCDSQSDPFRNRASTPETPVESAQESQPATGSEEQTEAIATIQAIVANPVSVTLGQGEPESAQINQTMAYGDQIRTADQALAEVGLVNGAMFRIGGNAALTLQPSQLRLDAGQMITWVEGALAEPIEIVTPAGIAGIRGTTVFVNIEDDPNAPVEIFSWEGEVAFRLADGENEVVLTSGEQLFIYPGERDIEALSQQVQPLDRAAAQERLEESPLINGFSSPLPTRPEIEATVDALE; this is translated from the coding sequence ATGCAACATGTTTTAAGAGGAATCGCGTTGGCCCTGCGGGGCCGCTCTTTAACCGTCGCCCTCAAGGGGCAATCTTTAACCATTGCCCTTGTAATTGCCGGGGGCATGGCCCTAGCGGGATGCGATTCGCAGAGCGATCCGTTCCGGAATCGCGCCTCCACCCCTGAGACACCGGTTGAGTCAGCCCAAGAATCACAACCGGCAACCGGCTCGGAGGAGCAGACTGAGGCAATCGCTACCATTCAAGCCATTGTCGCCAACCCCGTCTCGGTCACCCTTGGCCAGGGAGAGCCTGAGTCAGCCCAAATCAACCAGACCATGGCCTACGGCGACCAAATTCGCACCGCCGATCAGGCTCTAGCAGAGGTGGGTTTAGTCAATGGAGCGATGTTTCGCATCGGCGGCAATGCGGCCCTTACGCTGCAACCCAGCCAGCTCCGGCTCGACGCCGGACAAATGATTACCTGGGTTGAAGGCGCATTGGCAGAGCCCATAGAGATCGTTACCCCGGCAGGCATTGCCGGCATTCGGGGCACCACAGTGTTTGTCAACATCGAAGACGATCCCAATGCCCCGGTCGAAATCTTTTCCTGGGAAGGAGAGGTAGCCTTTCGGCTCGCTGACGGCGAGAACGAGGTAGTTTTAACCAGTGGCGAACAGCTGTTTATATACCCAGGCGAGCGAGACATCGAAGCGCTAAGTCAGCAAGTGCAGCCGCTCGATCGGGCCGCAGCGCAGGAGCGCTTGGAGGAAAGCCCGCTGATCAACGGCTTTAGCAGCCCGCTACCGACGCGACCTGAGATCGAAGCCACCGTTGATGCTCTGGAATAA
- a CDS encoding TlyA family RNA methyltransferase, with protein MAKQRLDALLVDRGLCESRQQAQRLIRAGEVQVNHAVVDKPGTAFAEDVELLVKARSPFVSRGGEKLAKALSEFPIEPKGRIALDGGISTGGFTDCLLQAGAEQVYGIDVGYGQVAWALRQDPRVVLRERTNLRHLTPEQLYGENDPRPDLGVMDVSFISLTKVLPAFWALLVPPREVVLLVKPQFEVGRDRVGKKGVVRDAGDQADAIASVLASAQSLGWLYQGLTWSPLLGPAGNIEYLLWLSQPQTEESRPVPSLDDLKTLAINARLSLEN; from the coding sequence ATGGCTAAACAGCGTCTAGATGCCCTGCTGGTAGATCGGGGCTTGTGCGAATCGCGGCAGCAGGCCCAGCGGTTAATTAGAGCTGGGGAGGTGCAGGTGAACCACGCCGTTGTGGATAAGCCGGGCACGGCCTTTGCCGAGGATGTGGAATTGCTGGTGAAGGCGCGATCGCCCTTTGTCTCGCGCGGTGGCGAGAAGCTGGCCAAAGCCCTAAGTGAGTTCCCAATTGAGCCTAAGGGAAGGATTGCGCTGGATGGGGGGATTTCGACCGGCGGTTTTACCGACTGTCTGCTGCAAGCCGGGGCCGAGCAGGTCTACGGCATTGATGTGGGCTACGGCCAGGTGGCCTGGGCGCTGCGCCAGGATCCGCGTGTAGTGCTGCGCGAGCGCACCAACCTGCGCCACCTTACCCCCGAGCAGCTCTATGGCGAGAATGATCCTCGGCCTGACCTGGGGGTGATGGATGTGTCGTTTATTTCGCTGACCAAGGTGCTGCCCGCTTTTTGGGCGCTGCTAGTGCCGCCACGCGAGGTGGTGCTGCTGGTGAAGCCGCAGTTTGAGGTGGGGCGCGATCGCGTCGGCAAAAAGGGCGTCGTGCGCGACGCTGGGGATCAGGCCGATGCGATCGCCAGCGTGCTGGCTTCTGCCCAATCCTTGGGCTGGCTATACCAGGGTCTCACTTGGTCGCCCCTGCTCGGCCCCGCTGGCAACATCGAATACCTGCTGTGGCTGAGCCAGCCACAGACGGAAGAGAGCCGCCCGGTACCTAGCCTCGATGACCTGAAGACCCTGGCGATCAACGCCCGCCTCAGCCTGGAAAATTAG
- a CDS encoding alpha/beta hydrolase, producing MSASLLFIQKLKHSEKFPGYFVASTAPHNVEDDPLDYSTSSNAPISATPESYVEEMARYLKEHRGNAEILVVIHGYNTNKDSVKEWFDSIQEHIALHHPRRSKGFVLIGYRWPSEQIVPSELTKSGQNKLKVLSRQLKNYRNALPFLPGLLLLVGFVGLLISLVSWFFGLFSTAAQIPGTVLSLIIAGLATAVALLFFAPIFTIILLRFVVYFRDNYRANNFGTPDLVELMRQIDNTLTKDVPEPEKDWGKSRIKLSFIGHSMGGFVVTNTVRILSDVFDSRSVGTMSTADPQKKPSPAVGNVFCLSRLVLVSPDIPAETIISGRANFLQSSLRRFEEAYLFSNEGDMALRLASTAANYFSYPSRTQDGGYRLGNVTVRSSGIETKEEGKEQSEDYGILARLPNGLLVKLQDTLTSQGHVKSAICGGQLAKVEGSAIANLQGEMLTYSEQGETAPLYEVLHDFLEPYNLQASKIDCLQQGQIVKLPSGEVVSLQNKANSYWYFEAVQENHLCRVQGDKLFDFDDDQFVIFERGHIARIKGEKLEILDKAEDQSWASAYGEPLKVSGDQLAIFKGGKFVKYQHQEEPAGEPLAIGGRVSITWRFPLDYLYIRDKTPLSERQRSVALAPGETPIGELFSFFDCTDYIEPNADRKLVGVLSHAKRKKSLSIGDYFSLTKDYFGGRIDTHGGYFNNLDQQRPYKPEAISSKFVIYGLACVGFEKLLDELGEQTAVQQDPHLTTLYAQTLSDLTEQSPNSSAEQRRRIALTQVLSSICQKKQIQVLLSRKCYEENVLGLE from the coding sequence ATGAGTGCATCGTTACTTTTCATTCAAAAACTTAAGCATTCAGAGAAATTTCCAGGTTATTTTGTAGCCAGCACCGCCCCCCACAACGTCGAAGACGACCCCCTCGATTACAGCACCTCATCCAATGCCCCTATCTCTGCAACCCCCGAATCCTACGTTGAAGAGATGGCCAGATATCTCAAAGAACACAGGGGCAATGCAGAAATTCTGGTTGTGATCCACGGCTACAACACCAACAAAGACTCTGTCAAAGAATGGTTTGACAGCATTCAAGAACACATTGCCCTCCACCACCCACGCCGATCTAAAGGCTTCGTGTTAATTGGCTATCGCTGGCCTTCTGAGCAGATTGTCCCCAGCGAGTTAACAAAATCAGGGCAGAATAAGTTAAAGGTTTTAAGCAGACAGCTAAAAAACTATAGAAACGCGTTACCTTTTTTGCCTGGGTTGCTGCTTTTAGTGGGCTTTGTAGGGTTGCTAATTAGCTTAGTATCCTGGTTTTTTGGTCTTTTTTCAACTGCTGCTCAGATTCCGGGTACAGTCCTATCTTTGATTATTGCTGGCTTAGCAACGGCTGTTGCACTCTTATTCTTTGCTCCTATATTTACCATTATCCTACTGCGGTTCGTTGTTTACTTTCGAGACAACTATCGGGCTAACAACTTTGGCACTCCAGATCTTGTGGAGCTGATGCGCCAGATTGACAATACCCTAACCAAAGATGTCCCCGAGCCAGAAAAAGACTGGGGCAAAAGCCGCATCAAGCTATCATTTATCGGCCACAGCATGGGGGGCTTTGTGGTCACCAATACCGTGCGAATCCTTTCGGATGTGTTCGACTCAAGATCTGTCGGCACTATGAGCACAGCCGACCCTCAGAAAAAACCCTCGCCCGCTGTTGGCAATGTGTTTTGCCTCAGCCGTTTGGTGCTGGTTTCACCGGATATCCCTGCCGAAACCATTATCTCTGGAAGGGCTAACTTTCTTCAGTCCTCCCTACGCCGGTTTGAAGAGGCCTATCTGTTTAGTAATGAAGGCGATATGGCACTGCGTTTGGCCTCTACAGCAGCCAACTATTTCAGCTATCCTTCGAGAACTCAAGACGGCGGCTATCGCCTCGGCAATGTTACCGTTAGAAGCTCTGGAATAGAGACAAAAGAAGAGGGAAAAGAACAGTCTGAAGACTACGGCATTCTGGCGAGACTTCCCAATGGGCTATTAGTTAAACTACAGGATACGCTGACCAGCCAAGGGCACGTAAAAAGCGCTATCTGTGGCGGACAGCTAGCAAAAGTTGAGGGCAGTGCGATCGCCAACCTGCAAGGTGAGATGCTCACTTACTCTGAGCAGGGGGAAACGGCCCCTCTCTACGAGGTGCTGCACGATTTTCTTGAGCCTTACAATCTTCAGGCTAGCAAGATCGACTGTTTGCAGCAGGGGCAGATTGTTAAGCTCCCCAGTGGAGAAGTTGTTTCGCTTCAGAACAAAGCCAATAGCTACTGGTATTTTGAAGCAGTTCAAGAAAATCATCTTTGCCGAGTTCAGGGTGACAAACTATTTGACTTTGACGACGATCAGTTCGTCATATTTGAGCGTGGGCATATCGCCAGAATCAAAGGCGAAAAACTAGAAATTCTTGACAAAGCCGAGGATCAATCCTGGGCCTCAGCCTATGGAGAACCCCTCAAGGTCAGCGGTGATCAGCTTGCCATATTTAAAGGCGGGAAATTTGTCAAATACCAACACCAAGAGGAGCCTGCTGGAGAACCCTTAGCTATTGGGGGCAGGGTCTCTATCACCTGGCGTTTTCCCCTCGACTACCTCTACATCCGTGACAAAACCCCGCTATCTGAGCGGCAAAGAAGTGTTGCTTTAGCGCCTGGAGAGACCCCCATCGGTGAGCTGTTTAGCTTCTTTGATTGCACAGACTACATCGAGCCCAACGCAGATAGAAAACTCGTAGGCGTACTCAGCCACGCAAAACGGAAAAAATCTTTGAGTATCGGAGATTATTTTTCGTTGACCAAAGACTACTTTGGCGGACGCATCGATACCCACGGTGGATACTTCAATAACCTTGATCAACAGCGTCCCTACAAACCTGAGGCGATCTCCTCTAAGTTCGTTATCTATGGATTGGCCTGCGTAGGGTTTGAGAAGCTTTTAGATGAACTGGGTGAGCAGACCGCCGTCCAGCAAGATCCACATCTGACCACTCTTTACGCCCAAACTTTGAGTGATTTGACAGAGCAGAGCCCCAACTCCTCAGCAGAACAACGCAGGAGAATTGCCCTAACTCAAGTACTGTCTAGCATTTGTCAGAAAAAGCAAATTCAAGTGCTGCTATCGAGAAAATGCTACGAGGAAAACGTTTTGGGACTTGAATGA